The sequence GCCAGTCCCAAGCCGGTCCCGTCGGCCTTCGTCGTGAAGAAAGGCTCGAAGACTCGGGCCAAGGCGTCCCCAGGAATCCCTTCGCCCGTGTCCTCGACGACGATTTCGACGGCCTCGTCAGTCCCGCGAGTCTTCACCCGGAGGACACCTCCCCGGGGCATGGCCTCGATGGCGTTTGAAAGGACCTCCAGAATGGCCTGCTCGACCTGAACCGGGTCGAGCCGGACCTCTGGGAGGCCTGCCTGGAGATCGACTTCCAGGTGAATTCCTTGTCGTCTGATCTTTTCGGCCAGGCCGGCGAGGCCGTTCTCGACGAGACGGTTGACCTGCTCCCACACCGGTTGGAAGGGCGCCGGCTTGGCAAAATCCAAGAGGTGGTCGATCCGCCGCTCTAAGCGGTCCACCTCGGCGATGACGGCCTGAAGGTTTTCCCGAAGCGGGTCGGCGGGCGGAAGTCGGTAGAGGCCCAGTTGAGCGGCCGCCCGGATGCTGGCCAGGGGATTTCGGAGGCCGTGGGCGACGGCCGCCGACATCTGCCCGATGAAAGCCAGCTTCTCCGAGTGGATGAGCCGGGCCTGGGCTTCCTTGAGCTTCTCTATCATCGCGGCAAAGGCCCGGGCCAGGTCGCCGACTTCGTCCTCCGACCGGACCTCGACCCGGTAGTCCAGACGGCCCTGCCCGACGACGTCCATGGCCCGCTTCAGGTCCTCGATGGGCCGGGCCAGACTTCGGGAGATGAGGACCGAGAAAAAGAGGCCGGCGACGATGGAGCCCACGACCAGGACGGCCAGGACCGTCTGGGTCTGACGCCGGACTGCCCCGACCTCTTGAAAGGCCTGCTGGAGACCACGCTCACGATTGATACGGTAAATTTCGGTAACCGTCCGGTTGAGGTCCGGGAGGATCCGGCCCCGTAACTCCCTCTGCGTGAGCTGGATGGCTTCGACCCTGTACCC is a genomic window of bacterium HR11 containing:
- the zraS_5 gene encoding Sensor protein ZraS; this translates as MRLTFQQKLTLAFGCMVLPLGLIGVHSLWSLRRENAALRALEANLARRAVLAEAENTIYRQIREVFHFLIEGDPEIKAEIARLDEIVRGRIAEWKRTAVDPEEVRITRDLERQYGDFLKVTDRIFTLYERGYRVEAIQLTQRELRGRILPDLNRTVTEIYRINRERGLQQAFQEVGAVRRQTQTVLAVLVVGSIVAGLFFSVLISRSLARPIEDLKRAMDVVGQGRLDYRVEVRSEDEVGDLARAFAAMIEKLKEAQARLIHSEKLAFIGQMSAAVAHGLRNPLASIRAAAQLGLYRLPPADPLRENLQAVIAEVDRLERRIDHLLDFAKPAPFQPVWEQVNRLVENGLAGLAEKIRRQGIHLEVDLQAGLPEVRLDPVQVEQAILEVLSNAIEAMPRGGVLRVKTRGTDEAVEIVVEDTGEGIPGDALARVFEPFFTTKADGTGLGLAIAKRFIDQNGGTLTIDSRVGQGTSVRITLPVVREAQPAALPSR